GAGATTTTAGAAGTGAGACTAGGAACTAACAAAAGTTTTTTAAGTGCAACAGCTACTTTTATGAGAGCTTTACATGTGGGGAATTTTGGTGGTTTTTGGATTAAAATACTTTGGTTTATTTTTGGACTTATATTAAGTGGTTTGATATTAAGTGGAATGCTAATGTGGACAAAAAGAACAGCAAAAAGAGGGAATGAAGATGCAATATAAAACAAAAAAGAAAGCAATAAATTTTTCACTTATATTTGTTTTAATTCCTTTTATTTATTTAGCAATATATTTTTGGTATGGAGAAAGTGAACCTGATCACAAATATTACAAACAGAGATTTATTGATGATTTTAAAGTAGTTTTATTTGAAGAAAATACAAAAGCTCCTTATACAATATTTAATGGAACTAAAATGAAAGATTATGGGGTAGAATTTAATGTTGAAGATTTAGCACATTTTAGAATTATTAATTTACAAGTTTCAAAAGAACTTCCCAAAATAAGTTTAATAGAAGGCTTAGTTCATGGAAGTCCCTATGAACTAGATGCTCATGTTCCCTTTCCCAAAACAATTGCTAAAGATGATAAACTTTGGTTAATAATTGAAAAATGGGATGGAAAAATAATTCACATTTCTTGGCCTTTAAAAGAGGTTCTTTCTACTACTGATTAAAGAATAATTTTCTACACATAAAATATTTACGGGGAGAGTATAACATGAAGTGAATTTATGTTAAAATCCTCCCATGAATAAAGAAGACTTTTTTATAAAACAATTTAAAAACACTCATAAAAATATTATTGGTGATGATGGGGCAGTTGTTGGCTCACATGTATATAGTATGGATGCTTTTTTTGAAAATGTACACTTTAAGCGAGAGTGGATGAGTTTAAAAGATATTGCTAGAAAAGCTATGATTGTAAACATATCAGATGCCATAGTTATGAATGCAATTCCTAAGTATGCACTTATAAGTATAGCTATTCCTAAAGATTTTTCTAAAGATGATTTAAAAGAGTTAGCAAATGGTTTCAAAAATATTGCTAAAAAATTTGGAATAAAAATAATTGGTGGAGATACTATTTCTAATGTAAAACTTGATATTTCTATTACAATTATTTCAAAAACAAAAAAACCTATTTTTAGAAAAGGCTTAAAAAAAGGAGATTTAGTTTGTTTTACTGGAGAACTTGGAACTTGTAAAAAAGATTTAGAATCTTTATTGCAAGGAAAAGAAGTCTCTAAAAAATCTAAGTTCATAAAACCAAAACTAAAATCTGAATTCTTTTATGAAATATCTCCTTATATTAACTGTGCTCTTGATATTTCTGATGGTTTGTTTTTTGAACTTGAAAGATTATCTGAGACAAACAACTTAGGATTTGATTTTTTTGATAAAATTAGTAAAGACATAGGATGTTCAGGAGAAGAGTATGAAATACTTTTCTCTTTTTGCGCAAAAAATAGAGATATCATCTCTAAAATAGCAAAAAAGCATAAAGTAAAATTAAACATCTTTGCAAAAGTAGTTGATGGAACATATAAAGGTGATTGTCAAAATCATCATTTTAATTAAGGGAAAATATTGGAAGAAAACACAAACTTAAACAAACACAATTTACAATACTATTTAAATCATTCAAAAATAGATGTATTATTTAAACAAAACAAAGATGATTTCGTCGTTACAGAAATACCTTTATATGACTTTGTAGGTGAGGGTGAGCATATAGTAGTAAAACTTAGGAAAAAAGATTTATCTACTTGGGATGCTTTACAAATTATTGCAGATAGTATTGGGTGTAAATTAAGAGACATTGGATATGCAGGATTAAAAGATAAAAATGCAATGACCATACAACATATCTCTATTCCTAAACAATTTGAAGAGAAAATAAATAGCTTTACTCATGAAAATATAAAGTTCTTAGAAACTATTAATCATAATAATAAGATTAGAATTGGTCACTTAAAAGGTAATAAGTTTTTTATTAGACTAAAAAGAGTTAGTCCAATGGATTCTAAAAAGATAGAACAAGCTTTAGGTAAGATTGCTACTTATGGTATTCCTAATTATTTTGGTGTTCAAAGATTTGGAGCCTTTGGTGATAATCATGAAAAAGGTCAACAAATAGTTGAGGGTACACTAAAAGAGAAAAGAAGAAACCTAAAACAGATGTATTTAAATGCTTATCAAAGTTTTTTATTTAACTCTGTATGTAATTGAGCAAATAAATAAATGTGAGTACAAATAACAAGTAAAAATACTACTAAATAAACTTTTCTTTTTTTCCATTTGAGAATATTAACATAATATTGATAATGATTATCTTAATTATTGTTTAAATTCTTAAAATATTAATTTTACATTTTAAGAGTTTAATTTTATGAAATAATTAGAAATTTATCTATATACTATATGAAATTTTTAGGAGGATAATATGAATATAAAAAAATTATTAAAGTCTGGAGTGTTTTTTACACTATTATTTGGTTTCACACAAAGTTTTGCTTGGCAAATGGTTTATCACAATGATGAAAATGGAAATGTTGTTAGTGGAAAGTTGGAAGTTCTTATTGATGCTATTAATAATGGACATAACGTTAGAGTAATGAGAGAAATAAATGGAATAAAAAATGTAGTTGATGCAGATGAAATTTACATAAAAGATAATAAAGTTTATATGACTAATACTAGAGCAATTAGTATTCAAGAAGATGGTACAAAATACAAATTTCAGCCTACTGCATATCATTTTTTTATACTTTATGATACAGATGGGAATTTTCACATGAGTAGATGGTTAGTTGGAATAAATCAAAAGTTAAGTGAAGAGTATATGAATGTTGACTTAAAATGGTTTATTGACTAATTTAAAGTTGATATAATTATTATTTAAATTAGCTTTCAACAAAAGGTGAGCAACTTTAGTTCATCTTTAAATATAATTTAGAATAAATATATTTGTCAATCTTTTATTCTAAATTTTTGACATAAATAATTTATCAAAAAATCAAGTCAATTTATGATAAAATCCCCCAATGAATAAAGAAGACTTTTTTATAAAACAATTTAAAAACACTCATAAAAATATTATTGGTGATGATGGAGCTGTTGTTGGCTCACATGTATATAGTATGGATGCTTTTTTTGAAAATGTGCATTTTAAACGAGATTGGATGAGTTTAAAAGATATTGCAAGAAAAGCAATGATTGTAAATATCTCCGATGCAATAGTTATGAATGCAATTCCTAAGTATGCACTTATAAGTATAGCTATTCCTAAAGATTTCTCTAAAGATGATTTGAAAGAGTTAGCAAATGGCTTTAAAAATATTGCAAAGAAATTTGGGATTAAAATAATTGGTGGTGATACAATATCAAATATCAAACTTGATATTTCTATTACAATTATTTCAAAAACAAAAAAACCAATATTTAGAAAAGGTTTAAAAAAAGATGATTTTTTATGTTATACAGGAGAGCTAGGAACTTGCAAAAAAGATTTAAAATCTTTATTACAAGGGAAAGAAGTCTCTAAAAAATCTAAGTTCATAAAACCAAAACTAAAATCTGAATTTTTTTATGAAATATCTCCTTATATTAACTGTGCTCTTGATATTTCTGATGGTTTGTTTTTTGAACTTGAAAGATTATCAGAAATAAATAACTTAGGATTTGATTTTTTTGATAAAATTAGTAAAGACATAGGATGTTCAGGAGAAGAGTATGAAATACTTTTCTCTTTTTGCGCAAAAAATAGAGATATCATCTCTAAAATAGCAAAAAAGCATAAAGTAAAATTAAACATCTTTGCAAAAGTAGTTGATGGAACATATAAAGGTGATTGTCAAAATCATCATTTTAATTAAGGGAAAATATTGGAAGAAAACACAAACTTAAACAAACACAATTTACAATACTATTTAAATCATTCAAAAATAGATGTATTATTTAAACAAAACAAAGATGATTTCGTCGTTACAGAAATACCTTTATATGACTTTGTAGGTGAGGGTGAGCATATAGTAGTAAAACTTAGGAAAAAAGATTTATCTACTTGGGATGCTTTACAAATTATTGCAGATAGTATTGGGTGTAAATTAAGAGACATTGGATATGCAGGATTAAAAGATAAAAATGCAATGACCATACAACATATCTCTATTCCTAAACAATTTGAAGAGAAAATAAATAGCTTTACTCATGAAAATATAAAGTTCTTAGAAACTATTAATCATAATAATAAGATTAGAATTGGTCACTTAAAAGGTAATAAGTTTTTTATTAGACTAAAAAGAGTTAGTCCAATGGATTCTAAAAAGATAGAACAAGCTTTAGGTAAGATTGCTACTTATGGTATTCCTAATTATTTTGGTGTTCAAAGATTTGGAGCCTTTGGTGATAATCATGAAAAAGGTCAACAAATAGTTGAGGGTACACTAAAAGAGAAAAGAAGAAACCTAAAACAGATGTATTTAAATGCTTATCAAAGTTTTTTATTTAACTCTTGGCTTTCAAAAAGAGTTGAAATTTCTAAATTAATTGATGCTTTTGAACCAAAAGAGATTTGCGAAAAAATTGGACTTCCTCAAGATATAGTAAAACAAATGAAAGCTCAAGAACACCCTTTTAAAATGCTTCCGGGTGAACTTATGAGTCATTATCCTTTTGGAAAAATATTTATAGCTGAAGAGTTAGAAATTGAAAGTGAAAAGTTTTATAAAAAAGATAGAGTTCCTACTGGATTATTACCAGGTAAAAGAGTAAAAGTAAGTGAAGGTTTAGCTCAAGAATTTGAAAAAGAGTTTGATAAAAAAAC
The genomic region above belongs to Arcobacter sp. F2176 and contains:
- a CDS encoding thiamine-phosphate kinase, translating into MNKEDFFIKQFKNTHKNIIGDDGAVVGSHVYSMDAFFENVHFKREWMSLKDIARKAMIVNISDAIVMNAIPKYALISIAIPKDFSKDDLKELANGFKNIAKKFGIKIIGGDTISNVKLDISITIISKTKKPIFRKGLKKGDLVCFTGELGTCKKDLESLLQGKEVSKKSKFIKPKLKSEFFYEISPYINCALDISDGLFFELERLSETNNLGFDFFDKISKDIGCSGEEYEILFSFCAKNRDIISKIAKKHKVKLNIFAKVVDGTYKGDCQNHHFN
- the truD gene encoding tRNA pseudouridine(13) synthase TruD — protein: MEENTNLNKHNLQYYLNHSKIDVLFKQNKDDFVVTEIPLYDFVGEGEHIVVKLRKKDLSTWDALQIIADSIGCKLRDIGYAGLKDKNAMTIQHISIPKQFEEKINSFTHENIKFLETINHNNKIRIGHLKGNKFFIRLKRVSPMDSKKIEQALGKIATYGIPNYFGVQRFGAFGDNHEKGQQIVEGTLKEKRRNLKQMYLNAYQSFLFNSVCN
- a CDS encoding thiamine-phosphate kinase; protein product: MNKEDFFIKQFKNTHKNIIGDDGAVVGSHVYSMDAFFENVHFKRDWMSLKDIARKAMIVNISDAIVMNAIPKYALISIAIPKDFSKDDLKELANGFKNIAKKFGIKIIGGDTISNIKLDISITIISKTKKPIFRKGLKKDDFLCYTGELGTCKKDLKSLLQGKEVSKKSKFIKPKLKSEFFYEISPYINCALDISDGLFFELERLSEINNLGFDFFDKISKDIGCSGEEYEILFSFCAKNRDIISKIAKKHKVKLNIFAKVVDGTYKGDCQNHHFN
- the truD gene encoding tRNA pseudouridine(13) synthase TruD, whose amino-acid sequence is MEENTNLNKHNLQYYLNHSKIDVLFKQNKDDFVVTEIPLYDFVGEGEHIVVKLRKKDLSTWDALQIIADSIGCKLRDIGYAGLKDKNAMTIQHISIPKQFEEKINSFTHENIKFLETINHNNKIRIGHLKGNKFFIRLKRVSPMDSKKIEQALGKIATYGIPNYFGVQRFGAFGDNHEKGQQIVEGTLKEKRRNLKQMYLNAYQSFLFNSWLSKRVEISKLIDAFEPKEICEKIGLPQDIVKQMKAQEHPFKMLPGELMSHYPFGKIFIAEELEIESEKFYKKDRVPTGLLPGKRVKVSEGLAQEFEKEFDKKTFEDGARRFAWVFPDEIESNYKEDKNWFEISFTLPKGSYATQVISEIIH